The Caldalkalibacillus salinus genome includes a region encoding these proteins:
- a CDS encoding ROK family transcriptional regulator has protein sequence MDKMVTGSFQLMKQMNKTLILDIIRTHGPISRAEIAKMTKLTPPTVTNLVKDLLSTGMVVEGERMNSTGGRKAINLQINPTAYYVIGVNVGVSKVSVVVTDLMANVVVESSSALQHVSSDRIMDVVVETIRRCMQSSRVKADKFMGIGVGMHGLVNAEEGVAVFAPNFGLRDVHVKEIIEQTFDIPTYLDNDVRAMALGESWFGHGQNVDNFIFINVGMGIGAGIVLQEEVYRGISESAGEIGHTTVVEDGPQCNCGNHGCLEVMAAGPAIAKRAVKAINDGAQTRLTKRVNDQLDEITAKIIHEEAVDGDPLCRQIIEDTGKYLGIGIANLINIFNPAKIIIGGGVSNAGQMLLEPLIHTALVRAMEVPASKVSIETTPLHDRVGPIGAATLVLKHIFKQPNLG, from the coding sequence ATGGATAAAATGGTAACGGGCAGTTTCCAGCTCATGAAGCAGATGAACAAAACGCTCATCTTAGATATTATCCGTACACATGGGCCTATCTCCAGAGCTGAGATCGCTAAGATGACGAAATTAACACCACCAACCGTTACAAATTTAGTCAAAGATTTATTAAGCACGGGTATGGTGGTTGAAGGTGAACGGATGAATTCAACCGGTGGTCGTAAAGCGATTAACCTGCAAATAAACCCTACAGCGTATTATGTGATCGGCGTCAATGTGGGGGTTTCAAAGGTATCCGTCGTCGTAACGGACTTGATGGCCAATGTGGTGGTAGAGTCATCTTCAGCATTACAGCATGTGTCCAGTGATCGTATCATGGATGTTGTCGTTGAAACCATCCGTAGATGTATGCAATCATCGCGAGTCAAAGCTGACAAGTTTATGGGGATTGGGGTCGGTATGCATGGGCTCGTGAACGCCGAAGAAGGTGTGGCTGTCTTTGCCCCTAACTTTGGTCTTCGTGATGTCCACGTGAAGGAGATCATAGAGCAAACTTTTGATATTCCCACCTATCTAGATAATGACGTACGCGCGATGGCATTAGGCGAAAGCTGGTTTGGACACGGTCAGAACGTCGATAACTTCATTTTTATTAATGTTGGTATGGGGATTGGCGCGGGTATCGTCTTACAGGAAGAGGTCTACCGTGGCATCAGTGAGAGTGCTGGGGAAATTGGGCACACCACAGTTGTAGAGGATGGTCCGCAATGTAACTGTGGTAACCATGGGTGTTTAGAAGTCATGGCAGCGGGTCCCGCCATTGCCAAACGGGCGGTCAAAGCCATAAACGATGGCGCTCAAACGCGTCTCACTAAACGTGTGAATGATCAGCTAGATGAGATTACGGCTAAGATCATACATGAGGAAGCGGTCGATGGAGATCCGCTTTGTAGACAGATCATTGAGGATACGGGCAAATATCTGGGCATCGGCATAGCGAACTTGATTAACATATTCAATCCTGCAAAGATTATTATTGGTGGTGGCGTCTCCAATGCAGGGCAGATGTTGTTAGAGCCATTGATCCATACCGCTTTGGTAAGAGCAATGGAAGTACCTGCGAGCAAGGTGTCCATTGAAACCACGCCTTTACATGACCGTGTGGGTCCAATCGGGGCCGCTACCCTGGTATTGAAGCACATATTCAAACAACCGAACTTAGGTTAA
- the gucD gene encoding alpha-ketoglutaric semialdehyde dehydrogenase GucD, with the protein MTVETKQDTYLNYIHGQWVASSSGDIEASINPANTTDVIGYVQLSTEEELNDAVSAARRAQSPWKKLAGNARGAYLYKAADELEKRLEEIATCMTREMGKTLPESKGEVARGVAILRYYAGEGMRKVGDVIPSTDSQALMFTDRVPLGVVGVITPWNFPVAIPIWKMAPALIYGNTVVIKPAIETAVTCAKVIECFQAAGLPEGVINMVTGDGAVIGEALTNHPEVNGITFTGSNPVGKAIGQKALARGAKYQLEMGGKNPVIVAADADLELAVEGTISGAFRSTGQKCTATSRVIVEDDIYETFKAKLLEKTKAITVGNGLKDGNWMGPCASEKQLNAVLQYIEKGKAEGAKILTGGHVLQGEDYDKGYFIAPTIFDHVTSDMTIAQEEIFGPVIALIRVDHIEEALEVANDVPYGLSASIFTTQIQNMLSFIQDMEAGLVRINAESAGVELQAPFGGMKASSSHSREQGEAAKEFFTTIKTVFVK; encoded by the coding sequence ATGACAGTGGAGACCAAACAGGACACCTATCTGAATTACATCCATGGGCAATGGGTGGCTTCAAGTAGTGGTGATATTGAAGCGAGCATCAATCCAGCAAACACGACGGACGTTATCGGGTATGTTCAGTTGTCAACGGAAGAGGAGCTTAACGACGCGGTGTCGGCCGCGAGACGGGCCCAATCCCCCTGGAAAAAGCTCGCCGGCAATGCACGAGGAGCGTATCTATACAAAGCTGCAGACGAGTTGGAAAAAAGATTAGAAGAAATCGCAACGTGTATGACACGGGAAATGGGTAAGACGTTACCCGAATCAAAAGGTGAGGTCGCCAGAGGGGTGGCTATATTACGTTATTATGCAGGCGAGGGCATGCGGAAAGTTGGGGATGTGATTCCCTCTACCGATAGCCAGGCACTAATGTTCACAGATCGTGTACCGTTAGGCGTTGTTGGGGTGATTACACCGTGGAATTTTCCCGTAGCAATTCCAATCTGGAAGATGGCTCCTGCGCTTATTTACGGGAATACTGTCGTGATCAAACCAGCTATAGAGACAGCCGTGACTTGTGCTAAAGTCATTGAATGTTTCCAAGCAGCCGGTTTACCCGAAGGAGTTATTAATATGGTCACCGGGGATGGCGCGGTTATTGGAGAAGCACTCACGAATCATCCTGAGGTGAATGGTATTACGTTCACAGGCTCTAATCCCGTCGGTAAAGCGATCGGGCAAAAGGCACTAGCCAGAGGAGCGAAGTATCAACTTGAGATGGGTGGTAAAAACCCTGTTATCGTTGCTGCCGATGCTGATTTAGAGCTCGCTGTTGAAGGTACGATTAGCGGTGCTTTCCGTTCAACAGGTCAAAAATGTACTGCGACAAGCCGTGTCATTGTTGAAGACGACATTTATGAGACTTTCAAAGCTAAACTACTAGAAAAGACGAAAGCTATTACCGTAGGCAACGGGCTAAAAGACGGGAACTGGATGGGACCGTGTGCCAGTGAAAAACAGCTAAACGCCGTTCTCCAATATATTGAAAAAGGCAAAGCCGAAGGCGCTAAGATTCTCACTGGTGGGCATGTCCTGCAGGGAGAGGACTACGACAAGGGGTACTTTATCGCCCCTACTATTTTTGATCACGTCACCTCAGACATGACCATTGCCCAAGAGGAAATATTTGGCCCTGTTATTGCACTCATTAGGGTTGACCATATTGAAGAGGCCTTAGAAGTGGCCAACGACGTGCCATACGGCCTGAGTGCGTCTATTTTTACGACTCAGATACAGAATATGTTGTCCTTTATACAGGACATGGAAGCCGGTTTAGTCCGGATCAATGCTGAGAGTGCAGGGGTTGAACTCCAAGCGCCGTTCGGAGGCATGAAGGCTTCCAGTTCTCACTCTCGTGAGCAAGGGGAAGCGGCTAAGGAATTTTTTACCACCATTAAAACAGTGTTTGTCAAGTAA
- the garD gene encoding galactarate dehydratase has protein sequence MSVNKKIESPLYIKVHEEDNVAIIVNTGGLSEGTMFPCGLQLQEYIPQGHKVSLKCIEQGQAIIRYGEVIGYAKERIEQGVWCKEALMALPMPPALNQLPIANQVPEELPPLDGYTFEGYRNSDGSVGIKNILGITTSVQCVTGVLEYAVDQIKTKLLPQYPNVHDVVALNHSFGCGVAIQAYEARIPIQTLQNLAVHPHFGGEVMVVGLGCEKLQPDRLVPDGEKEGILSLQDQQGFTQMVDTIMEMAEARLAKLNARERETCPVSELVVGLQCGGSDAFSGVTANPAVGYAADLLVRAGATVLFSEVTEVRDAVHLLTPRAVNEEVGKALIQEMAWYDDYLKRGGADRSANPSPGNKSGGLSNVVEKSLGSIVKSGRSAIRGVVPPGEKVQGKGLHFSATPASDFVCGTLQLASGMHLQVFTTGRGTPYGLSMAPVIKVATRHALQEQWPDLIDINAGKIATGEASIEDVGWELFHYMLAVASGREQTWADKWRISNQLALFNPAPVT, from the coding sequence ATGTCTGTAAATAAAAAAATAGAGTCTCCTTTATATATTAAGGTTCATGAAGAAGACAATGTGGCCATTATTGTTAACACAGGAGGTCTGTCCGAAGGGACAATGTTTCCCTGTGGATTACAGTTGCAGGAGTATATCCCTCAAGGTCATAAAGTTAGCCTCAAGTGTATTGAGCAGGGTCAAGCTATTATTCGCTATGGTGAGGTTATCGGATACGCCAAAGAACGGATAGAACAGGGTGTCTGGTGTAAGGAGGCGCTTATGGCGTTGCCAATGCCCCCAGCACTTAATCAGCTCCCGATTGCCAACCAAGTTCCCGAGGAATTACCCCCTTTAGACGGGTACACCTTTGAGGGGTACCGTAACAGTGATGGAAGTGTAGGGATTAAAAATATCCTAGGAATTACCACGAGTGTACAATGTGTGACTGGCGTACTAGAGTATGCAGTTGATCAGATTAAGACTAAGTTACTTCCACAATATCCCAACGTCCATGATGTGGTGGCACTAAATCACTCGTTCGGTTGCGGAGTGGCCATTCAGGCGTATGAAGCCCGGATTCCGATACAAACCCTTCAGAACCTAGCCGTCCACCCTCACTTTGGGGGTGAAGTCATGGTTGTGGGTCTAGGATGTGAAAAGCTCCAACCTGATAGACTTGTTCCCGATGGAGAAAAAGAAGGTATTCTTTCTCTACAAGATCAGCAAGGTTTTACTCAAATGGTGGATACAATAATGGAGATGGCAGAGGCACGATTGGCCAAGCTGAATGCTAGAGAACGGGAAACTTGCCCTGTATCTGAACTCGTCGTTGGCCTTCAGTGCGGAGGGAGTGACGCGTTCTCTGGTGTGACAGCGAATCCAGCAGTAGGCTACGCAGCTGACCTGCTCGTCCGGGCTGGTGCAACGGTTTTATTTTCGGAAGTCACTGAAGTGAGAGATGCGGTTCACCTCTTAACACCAAGGGCGGTTAATGAAGAAGTAGGAAAAGCACTCATACAAGAAATGGCGTGGTATGATGACTATCTAAAGCGGGGAGGAGCGGATCGTAGCGCCAACCCTTCGCCTGGGAACAAGTCTGGGGGATTGTCCAACGTCGTGGAGAAATCATTAGGGTCGATCGTTAAGTCAGGGCGTAGTGCCATTAGAGGTGTTGTGCCTCCAGGAGAAAAAGTGCAGGGGAAAGGCCTTCATTTTTCTGCTACACCAGCAAGTGACTTCGTTTGTGGTACGCTGCAGTTAGCGTCTGGCATGCACTTACAAGTCTTCACCACAGGAAGAGGGACCCCCTATGGTTTATCAATGGCCCCTGTTATTAAGGTAGCCACGCGGCACGCGCTACAGGAACAATGGCCCGACCTAATTGACATTAACGCAGGTAAGATTGCCACTGGGGAAGCGAGTATAGAAGACGTCGGATGGGAACTTTTCCACTATATGCTCGCTGTTGCCAGTGGTCGGGAGCAAACATGGGCTGACAAGTGGCGTATAAGTAATCAGCTCGCTCTATTTAACCCTGCACCTGTGACTTAA
- the gudD gene encoding glucarate dehydratase: MPLSSRAQQITHDETMMTPTITDMKVIPVAGHDSMLLNLSGAHAPFFTRNIVILEDNAGHTGVGEVPGGELIRQTLEEATPYVVGESIGRYNNILNTIRQQFGERDQSGRGLQTYDLRVTIHAVTALEAALLDLVGQYLEVPVAALLGEGQQRDSVAMLGYLFYIGDRNKTDLPYREAPDAANDWFRIRNEEALTPEAIVRLAEAAHERYGFKDFKLKGGVLPGEEEIEAVSAIAQRFPQAKVTLDPNGAWSLAEAIDLCLGQHQVLAYAEDPCGAEQGYSAREVMAEFRRATGIPTATNMIATDWRQMGHAIQLHAVDIPLADPHFWTMQGSVRVAQMCYDWGLTWGSHSNNHFDISLAMFTHVAAAAPGTITAIDTHWIWQDGQRLTQEPLNIVDGKVNVPHKPGLGIDIDMAEVEKAHERYQQHALGKRDDAIAMQYLIPDWTFDPKRPCLVR; encoded by the coding sequence ATGCCGCTATCGTCGAGAGCGCAACAAATCACGCATGATGAAACCATGATGACGCCTACGATTACTGATATGAAAGTGATCCCTGTGGCGGGTCATGATAGTATGTTATTAAACTTAAGCGGGGCCCATGCCCCTTTTTTTACGCGGAATATTGTCATTTTAGAAGATAACGCAGGTCACACGGGTGTCGGTGAAGTCCCTGGAGGGGAACTCATTCGTCAAACATTAGAGGAAGCTACGCCGTACGTTGTGGGAGAGTCGATAGGCAGATACAATAACATTTTAAATACAATTCGGCAACAGTTTGGAGAGCGCGATCAGAGTGGACGTGGCTTACAAACGTATGACCTAAGGGTTACAATTCATGCGGTAACAGCCTTAGAAGCTGCACTTTTGGATTTAGTAGGGCAATATCTAGAAGTCCCAGTCGCTGCCTTACTCGGTGAAGGCCAGCAACGTGACAGCGTGGCCATGTTAGGCTATCTTTTTTATATCGGAGACCGCAACAAAACTGATCTCCCTTATAGAGAAGCCCCTGATGCAGCCAATGACTGGTTTCGTATACGAAACGAGGAGGCACTGACGCCAGAGGCCATCGTTCGTTTAGCAGAAGCTGCCCATGAACGATACGGATTCAAAGACTTTAAGCTCAAAGGGGGTGTCCTTCCTGGGGAAGAAGAGATAGAAGCAGTCTCAGCCATTGCTCAACGTTTCCCCCAGGCAAAAGTCACATTAGATCCTAACGGTGCTTGGTCACTAGCTGAGGCCATCGATCTGTGTCTTGGCCAACATCAAGTGCTGGCATACGCCGAGGACCCTTGTGGTGCGGAACAAGGCTATTCAGCGCGAGAAGTGATGGCTGAGTTTAGAAGAGCCACAGGTATCCCAACAGCAACGAATATGATCGCAACCGATTGGCGACAAATGGGGCATGCCATCCAGCTGCATGCTGTGGACATCCCATTAGCCGACCCTCATTTTTGGACAATGCAAGGGTCAGTCAGAGTAGCCCAAATGTGCTATGACTGGGGCTTAACATGGGGTTCGCATTCTAATAATCATTTTGATATCTCGCTAGCGATGTTTACACATGTGGCTGCCGCCGCACCAGGGACTATCACGGCAATAGACACCCATTGGATTTGGCAGGACGGGCAACGTTTGACCCAAGAGCCACTGAACATTGTTGACGGTAAAGTTAATGTACCACATAAGCCCGGGTTAGGGATCGACATAGATATGGCCGAAGTAGAGAAAGCACATGAAAGATATCAACAACATGCTTTAGGAAAAAGAGATGACGCCATTGCCATGCAGTATCTCATTCCTGACTGGACGTTTGACCCTAAGAGACCGTGCCTCGTACGATAA
- a CDS encoding DoxX family protein: MNKTDISLFIVRIVLGLTFLVHGVEKFQMGLGNVAGFFESLGVPGMLAYIVGPIEMIGGIAMLLGLGTRVVGVLFAIIMVGAITIVKWDAGLLGNETSGGYELDLLLLAVSVQMAMTGSRMLSLDHFFTREKQSTISS; this comes from the coding sequence ATGAATAAAACAGACATCAGTTTATTTATTGTAAGAATTGTTTTAGGTTTGACGTTCTTAGTGCACGGAGTGGAAAAATTCCAGATGGGTCTGGGTAATGTAGCCGGATTCTTTGAAAGTTTAGGAGTACCGGGGATGCTCGCTTACATTGTAGGGCCGATTGAAATGATCGGTGGGATTGCCATGCTGCTAGGTCTAGGTACACGAGTAGTCGGAGTCCTGTTTGCGATCATCATGGTTGGGGCGATCACGATCGTGAAGTGGGATGCGGGTCTTTTAGGCAATGAAACAAGCGGGGGATATGAATTAGATCTTCTGCTACTAGCCGTTTCAGTTCAAATGGCCATGACAGGGAGCCGTATGCTTTCACTAGACCATTTCTTTACCCGCGAAAAACAGTCCACAATCTCTAGCTAA
- the galT gene encoding galactose-1-phosphate uridylyltransferase, producing MAELRYNPLLRDWTMVASKRQHRPHMPKNFCPFCPGSGKVPENYTVHKYDNDFPALSPEPPQPDDVATELYQVREAYGKCEVILYSPEHTTSLPQLPINHIEALIALWTERFETLGRDPKNEYVMIFENRGEEVGVTMPHPHGQIYAYPYVPLKLRTELESCTAHHEQTGRCLICDMNEQEQQAESRIIMENEHFICYLPFFTDYPFGVFIVSKSHKTALPDFNAEEKRSLAQILKHTTGAMDCLFDEPFPYMMCLHQRPVDGKNYEDVYHFHIEFYTPLRDKGKIKYNASSETGAWAPCNPTAVEDTAPQLREAYHKFLKKEGLSV from the coding sequence ATGGCAGAGCTTCGATATAATCCTTTGTTACGGGATTGGACAATGGTCGCCTCCAAGCGACAACACCGTCCTCATATGCCCAAGAACTTTTGTCCCTTTTGTCCTGGCTCCGGTAAAGTACCAGAGAACTACACGGTGCACAAATATGATAACGATTTTCCTGCGTTGTCTCCTGAGCCACCACAACCGGATGATGTTGCCACTGAGCTTTACCAGGTGAGAGAGGCGTACGGTAAATGTGAGGTCATCCTATACTCTCCCGAACACACCACGTCGTTACCACAACTGCCCATCAATCATATTGAAGCACTCATTGCGTTATGGACTGAGAGATTTGAAACACTAGGACGCGATCCTAAGAACGAATACGTCATGATATTTGAAAATAGGGGAGAAGAAGTGGGTGTCACGATGCCACATCCGCATGGGCAGATATACGCTTACCCCTATGTGCCTCTCAAGCTAAGAACAGAGCTTGAGTCTTGTACAGCACATCATGAACAAACGGGACGCTGCCTCATCTGTGATATGAACGAGCAAGAGCAACAAGCAGAATCGCGCATCATCATGGAGAATGAGCATTTCATCTGTTACTTACCCTTTTTTACAGACTATCCGTTCGGGGTATTCATCGTCAGCAAAAGTCACAAAACGGCGCTCCCCGACTTTAATGCAGAGGAGAAGAGAAGCTTAGCCCAAATCTTAAAACATACCACTGGCGCCATGGATTGTTTATTCGATGAACCATTTCCATATATGATGTGCTTGCATCAACGTCCTGTCGACGGCAAGAATTATGAGGATGTCTATCATTTCCATATTGAGTTTTACACACCACTAAGAGATAAAGGGAAGATAAAGTACAATGCCTCATCGGAGACGGGGGCCTGGGCGCCTTGTAACCCCACAGCTGTAGAAGACACGGCCCCACAATTACGTGAGGCTTACCACAAGTTTTTGAAAAAGGAAGGGCTTTCCGTATGA
- a CDS encoding winged helix-turn-helix transcriptional regulator gives MKKSLLCPRFEKAMTILSQRWTGLIIYQLLSGPQRFCHIESAIGISGRLLSERLKDLEHEGIVKREVYPETPVRIEYSLTEKGTSLAPIMKEIEKWSQEWVEPEA, from the coding sequence ATGAAAAAGTCATTATTATGCCCTCGTTTTGAGAAAGCCATGACGATCTTAAGTCAACGGTGGACAGGATTGATCATATATCAACTGCTATCAGGACCACAGCGGTTCTGTCACATTGAGTCGGCCATTGGGATCAGTGGACGATTACTGTCTGAAAGGCTGAAAGACCTTGAACATGAAGGCATCGTGAAGCGGGAGGTTTATCCTGAAACCCCTGTACGCATTGAGTATTCACTAACAGAGAAAGGCACATCCCTGGCGCCTATTATGAAAGAGATTGAAAAGTGGTCGCAGGAATGGGTTGAGCCTGAAGCGTAA
- a CDS encoding VOC family protein, with translation MSQFHQAPHTFVSDVTVNVEDIERSLSFYQGLIGFKVLQQADREVRLSADGQTPLLTLKQPTDVEPKKPRTTGLYHMAMLLPQRSDLAQVLHHLIDHRYPIEGGSDHLVSEALYLSDPDGNGIELYVDRSPDTWEWDGNRVKMTVDPLNEEQLLAETQGELWSGLPAGTRMGHIHLHVSQLDEAESFYVHGLGFQIVSEFKHALFLSTGGYHHHIAVNTWAGVGAPKPAENSVGLHSFTIRYKSEESRDQVLTQLDEIEAPIKQTAEGYLTEDPAGNRIVLKVV, from the coding sequence ATGTCACAATTTCATCAGGCGCCACACACGTTTGTCTCAGATGTGACCGTCAATGTAGAGGATATAGAACGCAGCTTATCTTTCTACCAAGGTCTGATAGGGTTTAAAGTATTACAGCAAGCGGATAGAGAAGTGCGCCTGTCAGCTGATGGTCAGACGCCCTTACTGACGTTGAAGCAACCCACAGATGTAGAGCCAAAGAAACCTCGTACCACTGGGCTCTACCATATGGCAATGCTCCTCCCACAACGATCTGATTTGGCACAAGTGCTACACCATTTAATTGATCACCGGTACCCAATCGAAGGGGGTTCAGACCATCTCGTCAGTGAAGCCCTATACTTGTCAGATCCGGATGGCAACGGGATAGAATTATACGTCGATCGTTCCCCTGACACATGGGAGTGGGACGGCAACAGAGTAAAAATGACGGTTGATCCTTTAAATGAAGAGCAACTCTTAGCTGAGACCCAGGGAGAGCTCTGGTCCGGCTTACCCGCCGGTACACGCATGGGGCACATCCATCTTCATGTTTCACAATTGGATGAGGCGGAGTCCTTTTACGTACATGGGCTCGGTTTTCAAATTGTTAGCGAGTTTAAGCATGCCCTTTTCCTTTCTACAGGGGGGTACCATCACCATATCGCTGTCAACACTTGGGCCGGTGTAGGAGCTCCGAAACCGGCTGAGAACAGTGTCGGCTTGCATTCCTTTACCATTCGGTACAAATCTGAAGAGAGCAGAGATCAAGTCTTGACACAACTAGACGAGATAGAGGCGCCCATTAAGCAAACAGCAGAGGGGTATCTCACAGAGGACCCGGCAGGTAATCGCATAGTCCTGAAAGTGGTATAA
- a CDS encoding galactokinase, with translation MISQARTHNTYLQKFIELYGGQPEEVRLFFAPGRVNVIGEHTDYNGGFVFPAALTYGIWAFVRPRKDETFNFASLNFEQRVTCRASNIAYHQEDDWANYPKGVISELLKDGCSFSGVDMLFYGNLPNSAGLSSSAAIEVVTALAMNTIYDLKYNNIDLAQLSQRAENHFVGVNCGIMDQFAVAMGAKDRAIFLDCRTLEYEHVPLALDGYKLVVSNTNKKRGLGDSKYNERRQECEDGLKILQQQLPGKKHLGEIGIQEWKNVKHVIHDATIANRVAHVIHENERVKQAKQVLQSHLIPSFGELMYQSHESLRDLYEVTGAELDSLYRAARQVPGCVGTRMTGAGFGGCTVSLVAEDAIDEFRETVTIVYNQEIGYSPSIYAFDIGDGAREITKEVVQWPS, from the coding sequence ATGATCAGTCAAGCAAGGACACATAACACTTATCTACAGAAGTTTATCGAACTTTACGGGGGGCAACCGGAAGAGGTGCGGCTATTTTTTGCGCCTGGGCGAGTCAATGTGATCGGTGAACATACGGATTACAATGGCGGATTCGTTTTTCCCGCAGCCTTAACCTACGGCATTTGGGCATTCGTTCGTCCCAGAAAAGATGAGACGTTTAACTTTGCCTCTCTTAATTTCGAGCAGCGTGTAACGTGTCGGGCCTCAAACATTGCTTATCATCAAGAGGATGATTGGGCTAATTACCCTAAAGGCGTCATCAGTGAACTGCTTAAGGATGGCTGTTCGTTCTCAGGCGTTGATATGTTATTTTACGGCAACCTCCCTAATAGCGCAGGTTTGTCTTCCTCAGCAGCGATAGAAGTGGTCACCGCCCTGGCCATGAATACAATCTACGACTTGAAATATAACAATATTGATTTAGCCCAACTCTCTCAAAGGGCCGAAAATCATTTTGTGGGTGTAAACTGTGGGATTATGGACCAGTTTGCTGTCGCTATGGGTGCTAAGGACCGTGCCATTTTCTTAGACTGTCGCACTTTAGAGTATGAGCATGTCCCCCTTGCGCTTGATGGATATAAGCTCGTCGTGTCTAACACAAATAAAAAGAGAGGATTAGGGGATTCCAAATACAATGAACGACGTCAAGAGTGTGAGGATGGCCTTAAAATCCTTCAACAGCAGTTACCAGGCAAAAAGCATTTAGGAGAAATAGGCATACAGGAATGGAAGAACGTCAAACACGTCATCCATGATGCGACCATTGCCAATCGTGTGGCCCATGTTATTCATGAGAATGAGCGCGTCAAGCAGGCCAAACAGGTCCTGCAAAGTCACCTTATCCCTTCATTTGGAGAGCTGATGTATCAATCTCACGAGTCGCTGAGAGATTTGTATGAAGTCACCGGAGCAGAGTTAGACTCGTTATATCGTGCGGCACGTCAGGTACCGGGCTGTGTAGGAACGAGAATGACAGGGGCCGGTTTTGGCGGTTGTACAGTGAGCCTTGTGGCTGAGGATGCCATAGATGAGTTCAGAGAAACCGTGACGATAGTGTATAATCAGGAGATTGGCTACTCCCCTAGTATATACGCTTTTGATATCGGTGACGGAGCAAGAGAAATCACGAAGGAGGTAGTGCAATGGCCGTCTTAG
- the galE gene encoding UDP-glucose 4-epimerase GalE has product MAVLVAGGAGYIGSHTVAELIDQGEEVVILDNLYQGHQDAVVGGTFYRGDMRDEALLAEIFTAHNIEAVVHFAAHSLVGESVEKPLDYYENNVVATHTLVRSMIRHNVKKIVFSSTAATYGVPEQTPITETDPQIPTNPYGETKLAIERMLAWCGQAYGLQSVCLRYFNVAGAHPKGHIGEDHTPESHLIPIILQVALGQRERIHIFGEDYDTRDGTCIRDYIHVMDLANAHWLALNHLREGGPSTAYNLGHGQGFTVKEVIEHARKVTGHPIPAEVAPRRAGDPPVLIASSDKIKRELGWQPKYNSLEAMLETAWKWHQAHPNGYRREVQS; this is encoded by the coding sequence ATGGCCGTCTTAGTGGCAGGAGGAGCAGGTTATATCGGCAGTCATACTGTCGCAGAATTGATCGACCAAGGGGAAGAGGTCGTTATCCTAGATAACCTCTATCAAGGACATCAAGATGCGGTTGTAGGAGGGACTTTTTATCGAGGAGATATGAGAGACGAAGCGTTGCTAGCAGAGATTTTCACAGCACACAACATCGAGGCTGTCGTGCATTTTGCCGCGCACTCTTTGGTGGGGGAGAGCGTGGAGAAGCCCTTAGACTACTATGAGAATAACGTTGTGGCCACACATACACTGGTTCGTAGCATGATCAGACACAACGTAAAAAAGATCGTTTTTTCCTCTACGGCTGCCACATACGGGGTGCCAGAACAAACCCCGATCACGGAAACGGACCCCCAAATCCCAACAAACCCGTACGGCGAAACCAAATTAGCCATTGAGCGCATGTTAGCTTGGTGTGGGCAGGCATACGGACTCCAATCCGTATGCCTCAGATACTTTAATGTGGCCGGAGCGCATCCAAAAGGCCATATCGGGGAGGATCACACACCTGAAAGCCATCTTATTCCGATCATTCTTCAGGTGGCTTTAGGTCAACGGGAACGCATTCATATTTTTGGTGAAGATTATGACACGCGAGACGGCACCTGTATCCGAGACTATATCCACGTGATGGATTTAGCTAACGCCCACTGGCTAGCCTTAAATCATCTCAGAGAAGGAGGCCCGAGTACAGCGTATAACCTAGGTCATGGTCAAGGCTTCACGGTAAAAGAAGTCATTGAACATGCTAGAAAGGTGACAGGACACCCTATCCCGGCAGAAGTGGCCCCAAGGCGGGCTGGGGATCCCCCCGTTTTGATTGCCTCTTCGGATAAAATTAAGCGTGAGCTCGGCTGGCAGCCAAAGTATAACAGCCTCGAAGCGATGCTTGAAACGGCTTGGAAATGGCATCAGGCTCACCCCAACGGTTATCGTCGAGAGGTCCAATCGTAA